From the uncultured Trichococcus sp. genome, one window contains:
- the lgt gene encoding prolipoprotein diacylglyceryl transferase, whose protein sequence is MNNLIAALNPVAFSFGGLEIRWYGVIIAAGILIAMTLATKEADKKGLDPDFIVDMMFWTIPIGIVGARIYYVLFELDYYLQNPGEIIQVWNGGIAIYGALIAGILTIYWYTKRKGISFALTMDILAPAVLLAQSIGRWGNFMNQEAHGEEVSRAFLENLFLPEFIIEQMNINGIYYHPTFLYESLWSLAGFLLILFLRRKEQLLRVGEVMFTYVMWYSFGRFFIEGMRTDSLYLFGPIRVSQALSILLFLGAMGIWAYRRRNNYPPDPFYTNITRKEA, encoded by the coding sequence ATGAATAATTTGATAGCCGCATTGAACCCCGTCGCATTTTCGTTCGGTGGGTTGGAAATCCGTTGGTACGGTGTCATCATCGCGGCAGGCATCCTTATTGCCATGACATTGGCGACGAAAGAGGCCGACAAAAAAGGACTGGATCCGGATTTCATTGTCGATATGATGTTCTGGACGATACCGATCGGGATCGTCGGTGCCCGTATTTACTACGTGTTGTTTGAATTGGATTATTATTTGCAGAATCCAGGCGAAATCATTCAGGTCTGGAACGGTGGCATCGCGATTTATGGGGCGTTGATCGCCGGTATTTTGACGATTTATTGGTACACGAAACGAAAAGGGATTTCTTTTGCATTGACGATGGATATTTTGGCACCCGCCGTCCTGCTTGCGCAATCCATCGGCAGATGGGGGAATTTCATGAACCAGGAAGCGCATGGTGAGGAAGTCAGCCGCGCCTTTTTGGAGAATTTGTTTCTGCCGGAATTCATCATTGAACAGATGAACATCAATGGGATTTATTACCACCCGACCTTCTTGTACGAATCACTTTGGTCGTTGGCCGGATTTTTGCTGATCCTGTTTCTGCGCAGAAAAGAACAGCTGTTGCGTGTCGGTGAAGTGATGTTTACTTACGTCATGTGGTACTCGTTCGGCCGCTTCTTCATCGAAGGCATGCGCACGGACAGCCTGTATCTTTTCGGTCCGATCAGGGTGTCGCAGGCGCTGTCCATCCTGCTGTTCCTCGGCGCGATGGGAATCTGGGCTTACAGACGCAGAAATAATTATCCGCCTGATCCCTTTTACACGAACATCACCAGAAAGGAAGCATAA
- a CDS encoding HAD-IA family hydrolase, translating into MNFKTVLFDFDGTIADTNRLISESHFVVMEENFPGRFKKEEMAQFNGPSLEEIYGNLDPVRQDELVARYREVMLEKHDDMIGLFPGIKEVLGNLKQEGLSLGVVSTKRSDVLKRGVAILGITDYFDTILGSGDFSHPKPDPESLFLAMEHLDAERETSAMVGDNHHDIVAGNNAGVTSIFVGWSEKTTAFIQPYRPTKIVKDPQELEEYILSGVRV; encoded by the coding sequence ATGAATTTCAAAACGGTTTTATTTGATTTTGACGGCACTATCGCCGACACGAACCGGCTCATCAGTGAAAGCCACTTTGTCGTCATGGAGGAAAATTTTCCGGGCCGGTTCAAAAAAGAGGAAATGGCCCAATTCAACGGTCCCAGTTTAGAGGAAATATACGGGAATCTTGATCCAGTTCGACAGGATGAGCTGGTTGCCCGCTACAGGGAGGTCATGTTGGAGAAGCATGATGATATGATCGGCCTGTTCCCGGGCATCAAAGAAGTGCTGGGGAACCTCAAGCAAGAGGGGCTCAGTTTGGGTGTCGTTTCGACGAAGCGCAGCGATGTGCTGAAACGCGGGGTAGCGATCCTGGGCATCACGGATTATTTTGATACGATTCTCGGCTCAGGCGATTTTTCGCATCCGAAACCCGATCCGGAATCACTTTTCTTGGCTATGGAGCATCTGGACGCCGAACGGGAAACCAGCGCAATGGTGGGGGACAATCACCACGATATAGTTGCAGGCAATAATGCGGGTGTCACAAGCATTTTTGTGGGCTGGTCCGAAAAAACGACTGCCTTCATCCAACCATATCGGCCAACAAAAATAGTCAAGGATCCACAGGAGTTGGAAGAGTACATTCTTTCCGGCGTGAGAGTTTAA
- a CDS encoding NAD(P)H-dependent glycerol-3-phosphate dehydrogenase, producing the protein MRQKVAVLGAGSWGTALSMVLDENGHEIRLWGNDPQQIKEINEQHTNEHYLPGAKLSESIVAYTDLKAAINEADALLFVLPTKAIRVVAKEVASLLDGQTKPHLIHASKGLEQDTHKRISIIIQEEIPAEKYDSLVVLSGPSHAEEVAKKDITTITAASENEEDAGYVQKLFMNPYFRVYRNTDVIGVELGAALKNIIAVGAGALHGLGYGDNAKAALMTRGLAEISRLGTAFGADPMTFFGLSGVGDLIVTGTSRHSRNWRAGDLIGKGHDLDEVLNNMGMVVEGVATTKAAYELAQEKGIEMPITEAIYKVLYEKVDVKKAIEELMLREGKAEQSSQNVEKGSQSI; encoded by the coding sequence ATGAGACAAAAAGTCGCCGTATTGGGGGCAGGATCTTGGGGAACAGCCTTATCCATGGTATTGGATGAAAATGGCCATGAAATCCGCCTTTGGGGAAATGACCCGCAACAAATCAAAGAAATCAATGAACAGCATACGAATGAGCATTACTTGCCTGGTGCCAAGCTGAGTGAATCGATTGTGGCGTACACCGATCTGAAAGCCGCGATCAATGAAGCAGATGCGCTCTTGTTCGTGCTGCCGACAAAAGCAATCCGCGTGGTCGCGAAAGAAGTCGCATCGCTATTGGACGGCCAGACAAAGCCGCATCTGATCCATGCCAGCAAAGGATTAGAGCAGGATACCCATAAACGGATTTCCATCATCATCCAGGAAGAGATTCCGGCAGAAAAATACGATAGCTTAGTCGTCCTTTCCGGACCAAGCCATGCGGAGGAAGTCGCGAAAAAGGACATCACAACGATCACTGCCGCATCCGAGAACGAAGAGGATGCAGGTTATGTGCAAAAACTGTTCATGAATCCCTATTTCCGGGTCTACCGGAACACGGATGTCATCGGGGTTGAGTTGGGTGCTGCTTTGAAGAACATCATCGCGGTGGGTGCAGGAGCGCTCCACGGCCTAGGCTACGGGGATAATGCGAAAGCTGCTTTGATGACGCGCGGCTTGGCGGAAATAAGCCGACTCGGCACCGCCTTTGGAGCCGATCCGATGACCTTCTTCGGTTTGAGCGGAGTAGGCGATCTGATTGTTACCGGCACAAGCCGCCATTCGCGGAACTGGCGAGCGGGGGATCTGATCGGTAAAGGCCATGACCTGGATGAAGTGCTGAACAATATGGGCATGGTCGTTGAAGGCGTGGCAACTACAAAAGCCGCTTATGAATTGGCACAGGAAAAAGGCATCGAAATGCCGATCACGGAAGCCATCTACAAAGTGTTGTACGAGAAAGTAGATGTCAAAAAAGCAATCGAGGAGTTGATGCTACGCGAAGGCAAAGCGGAGCAATCTTCTCAAAATGTGGAAAAGGGGAGCCAGTCAATATGA
- the galU gene encoding UTP--glucose-1-phosphate uridylyltransferase GalU → MKKVRKAVIPAAGFGTRFLPATKAMAKEMLPIVDKPTIQFIVEEAIASGIEDILIVTGKSKRPIEDHFDSNIELEANLREKGKNELLELVQETTGLRIHFVRQSYPLGLGHAVLQAKAFVGDEPFVVMLGDDLMVDEVPLTKQLMDAYERTHASNIAVMEVPHEETSKYGIIDPDQELEPGLFNVRRFVEKPKPEDAPSNLAIIGRYLLTPEIFEILENQNPGAGGEIQLTDAIDTLNQTQRVFAKRFDGKRFDVGDKFGFLTTSISYGLTHPEIKDKLKNYLVELGEKLAAEDEGK, encoded by the coding sequence ATGAAGAAAGTCAGAAAAGCAGTGATTCCTGCTGCGGGATTCGGAACACGTTTTTTACCGGCAACGAAAGCAATGGCAAAAGAAATGTTGCCGATCGTCGATAAACCTACCATTCAATTCATCGTTGAAGAAGCGATCGCATCAGGAATCGAAGATATCCTGATCGTAACCGGAAAAAGCAAACGTCCGATCGAAGACCATTTTGATTCGAACATTGAGTTGGAAGCGAATCTGCGCGAAAAAGGCAAAAATGAACTGCTTGAATTGGTGCAGGAAACGACTGGTTTGCGCATCCATTTCGTCCGCCAATCTTATCCATTGGGATTGGGCCATGCGGTTCTGCAGGCAAAAGCCTTTGTCGGCGATGAACCATTCGTGGTCATGCTTGGGGACGATCTGATGGTAGATGAAGTGCCATTGACCAAACAGTTGATGGATGCTTACGAGCGCACGCATGCTTCGAACATCGCCGTGATGGAAGTGCCGCATGAAGAAACATCCAAATACGGCATCATCGATCCGGATCAGGAACTGGAACCTGGCCTTTTCAACGTCCGCAGATTCGTCGAAAAACCGAAGCCGGAAGATGCACCGAGCAATTTGGCGATCATCGGCCGCTACTTGCTGACACCGGAAATTTTCGAAATTCTGGAAAATCAGAACCCGGGTGCCGGCGGAGAAATCCAATTGACCGACGCCATCGATACCTTGAACCAAACGCAACGCGTCTTCGCGAAACGCTTCGACGGCAAGCGCTTTGACGTCGGAGACAAATTCGGTTTCCTGACGACAAGCATTTCCTACGGTCTGACCCATCCCGAAATCAAGGATAAATTGAAAAATTACCTCGTGGAGCTGGGCGAAAAATTGGCTGCCGAGGACGAAGGCAAGTAA
- the trxB gene encoding thioredoxin-disulfide reductase: MEQTEKIYDVIVIGAGPGGMTAALYASRSNLSTLMLERGVPGGEMINTAEIENYPGFKSILGPELAERMYESSMQFGAQHAYGDVKRIVVDGDYRIVEAGKKSYKTRAVIIATGSHHRKLGIPGEDQYNGRGVSYCAVCDGAFFKGKQLVVVGGGDSAVEEGIYLTQFADVNIVHRRDEFRAQKIIQERAFKNEKISITWDSVVEEIKGDGQKVTGVMIRNKNTNEIKEKVVDGVFIYVGILPQSDAFLDLGITDEEGWIITNEHMETAIPGIFAIGDVRQKLLRQITTAVGDGGEAGNRAFAYIEDLHDRLAAAEAAAETVD; this comes from the coding sequence ATGGAACAAACTGAAAAAATTTATGACGTCATCGTAATCGGAGCCGGACCAGGCGGAATGACCGCGGCACTGTATGCATCCCGTTCCAATTTGAGCACCTTGATGCTGGAACGAGGCGTTCCCGGCGGCGAAATGATCAACACAGCCGAAATTGAAAATTATCCTGGCTTCAAATCGATATTGGGCCCTGAATTGGCTGAAAGGATGTACGAAAGCTCCATGCAATTCGGAGCCCAACATGCCTACGGAGATGTGAAACGCATTGTTGTGGATGGTGATTACCGCATCGTCGAAGCAGGCAAAAAATCCTATAAAACGCGTGCCGTCATCATCGCTACAGGTTCCCACCACCGCAAATTGGGCATTCCCGGAGAGGACCAGTACAACGGCCGCGGCGTTTCCTATTGTGCCGTCTGTGATGGGGCCTTCTTCAAAGGCAAACAATTGGTTGTAGTCGGTGGCGGAGATTCGGCGGTAGAGGAAGGAATCTACTTGACGCAGTTCGCGGATGTCAATATCGTCCACAGACGTGATGAATTCCGTGCCCAAAAAATCATCCAAGAGCGTGCCTTCAAGAACGAAAAAATCAGCATCACGTGGGATTCCGTTGTGGAAGAAATCAAAGGCGACGGACAAAAAGTCACGGGCGTCATGATCCGGAACAAGAACACCAATGAGATCAAGGAAAAAGTTGTGGATGGGGTCTTCATCTATGTAGGCATCTTGCCGCAATCGGATGCTTTCCTTGATTTGGGGATCACGGATGAAGAAGGCTGGATCATCACGAATGAGCACATGGAAACGGCCATCCCGGGCATCTTTGCCATCGGGGATGTCCGCCAGAAGCTTCTTCGCCAAATCACGACTGCAGTCGGTGATGGCGGGGAAGCCGGGAACCGTGCTTTTGCTTACATCGAAGACCTGCATGATCGCTTGGCAGCCGCCGAAGCGGCTGCCGAGACAGTGGACTGA
- a CDS encoding phospho-sugar mutase (catalyzes the interconversion of alpha-D-glucose 1-phosphate to alpha-D-glucose 6-phosphate) encodes MSYQETIEQWNNFALLEPTLKEELKSLEGNEEALKDAFFAPLEFGTAGMRGILGVGINRMNIYTVRQATEGLARLMEAKGEEEKKRGVAIAYDSRHQSPEFAMEAAKTLGAHGIPAFVFESLRPTPELSFAVRHFNALTGIMITASHNPADYNGYKVYGDDGGQMPPADADALTDYVRAIENPLTIQVGDEAELKAAGLIKMLGEEVDAAYLELVKTVTVDPALVHEMSKEMKLVFTPLHGTGQMLGERALKNAGFEGIHLVPEQAVADPNFSTVKSPNPEEAGAFEYAIKLGTELDADILVATDPDADRLGAAVRKAKGEYVVLTGNQIASLMLDYLLRAKKAAGTLPANGTALKSIVSSELPTAIAKSYGTDMVDVLTGFKFIAEKIKQYEEDHSKEFLFGFEESYGYLAKPFVRDKDAIQALVLIAEVAAYYKKKGQTLYDGLVEIFETHGYYKEQTISVTMSGITGAEKIKALMAKFRAEAPTDFAGIAVSITEDFGNSTKTFPDGSTEIIDMPSSNVLKYFLEDGSWIAIRPSGTEPKIKFYIGAKAESQSAVDEKVAAFEASIRSLTAE; translated from the coding sequence ATGTCTTATCAAGAAACCATCGAACAATGGAATAATTTTGCCTTATTAGAACCTACATTAAAAGAAGAATTAAAATCTTTGGAGGGAAATGAAGAAGCACTGAAAGATGCATTTTTTGCTCCGCTGGAATTCGGGACTGCCGGCATGCGCGGCATCCTGGGAGTCGGCATCAACCGGATGAACATCTACACAGTCCGCCAAGCGACCGAAGGATTGGCTCGTTTGATGGAAGCGAAAGGTGAAGAAGAGAAAAAACGCGGAGTCGCGATCGCCTACGATTCCAGACACCAATCCCCGGAGTTCGCCATGGAGGCAGCCAAGACATTGGGTGCGCACGGCATTCCGGCTTTCGTTTTTGAAAGCTTGCGTCCAACACCCGAGTTGTCCTTTGCGGTGAGACATTTTAATGCGCTAACGGGCATCATGATTACAGCCAGCCATAACCCGGCTGATTACAACGGCTACAAAGTCTACGGGGATGATGGCGGCCAGATGCCTCCTGCCGATGCGGACGCTTTGACCGATTATGTAAGAGCGATCGAAAATCCGCTGACTATCCAAGTGGGCGATGAAGCAGAGTTGAAAGCAGCCGGCTTGATCAAAATGCTTGGTGAAGAAGTCGATGCGGCTTACCTTGAACTCGTCAAAACAGTGACTGTCGATCCCGCCCTTGTCCATGAAATGAGCAAAGAGATGAAATTGGTCTTCACGCCGCTGCATGGGACTGGCCAGATGCTGGGTGAGCGTGCCTTGAAGAATGCCGGGTTTGAAGGCATCCATCTGGTGCCGGAACAGGCTGTAGCCGATCCGAACTTCTCCACCGTGAAATCACCGAATCCGGAAGAGGCAGGCGCATTCGAATACGCCATCAAACTGGGTACGGAACTGGATGCCGATATTCTGGTCGCGACCGATCCGGATGCTGACCGCTTGGGTGCAGCTGTCCGCAAAGCAAAAGGCGAATACGTTGTCCTGACCGGTAACCAGATCGCTTCATTGATGCTGGATTACTTGCTGCGCGCGAAAAAAGCGGCCGGCACATTGCCGGCCAACGGAACTGCCCTGAAATCGATCGTATCCAGCGAGTTGCCGACAGCGATCGCCAAATCTTACGGTACGGATATGGTGGATGTTCTGACCGGATTCAAATTCATCGCAGAAAAAATCAAGCAGTACGAAGAAGACCACAGCAAGGAATTCTTGTTCGGTTTCGAGGAAAGCTACGGCTATCTGGCAAAACCGTTCGTCCGCGATAAAGACGCTATCCAGGCCCTTGTCCTGATTGCCGAAGTAGCAGCTTACTATAAGAAAAAAGGCCAAACGCTGTACGACGGCTTGGTAGAAATCTTCGAAACGCATGGCTATTATAAAGAACAGACGATTTCCGTCACAATGTCCGGCATCACCGGAGCAGAAAAAATCAAAGCACTGATGGCCAAATTCCGTGCGGAAGCACCGACGGACTTCGCGGGTATTGCCGTATCGATCACGGAAGACTTCGGAAACTCTACGAAGACATTCCCTGATGGTTCCACTGAAATCATCGATATGCCGAGCTCGAATGTACTGAAATACTTCCTGGAAGACGGCAGCTGGATCGCCATCCGTCCAAGCGGGACAGAGCCAAAAATCAAATTTTACATCGGTGCGAAGGCTGAAAGCCAAAGTGCAGTCGATGAAAAAGTCGCTGCTTTCGAGGCAAGCATCCGCAGCCTGACTGCAGAATAA
- a CDS encoding FMN-dependent NADH-azoreductase codes for MARVLVVRAHPFDSSVSRSMKVLDAFLEEYKAANPYDRIKDMNLYEVAIPEIDRDLLTAWKELSKGVLFDQLTSRQQEKVTLFNHYTDDFLAMDKIIIANPLWNMHVPARLKTWIDTITVAGQTFRYTESGAVGLAPDKKLLHIQANGGIFDGRDPASQYIKSIFRFLGVEEISQLFVEGMDTYPDRADEIVADAIEKAKQLAKTF; via the coding sequence ATGGCCAGAGTTTTAGTTGTGCGCGCGCATCCGTTCGACAGCAGCGTCTCCCGTTCCATGAAAGTTTTGGATGCTTTTCTGGAGGAATACAAAGCTGCGAATCCTTATGATCGCATCAAGGACATGAATCTTTATGAAGTCGCCATCCCTGAAATCGATCGGGATCTTTTGACTGCCTGGAAGGAATTGTCGAAAGGCGTGCTTTTTGATCAGTTGACTTCCCGTCAGCAGGAAAAAGTGACACTCTTCAACCACTACACCGATGATTTTTTGGCGATGGATAAGATCATCATCGCTAATCCTTTGTGGAATATGCATGTGCCGGCTCGTCTGAAGACTTGGATCGATACCATCACGGTAGCCGGACAGACGTTCCGTTACACGGAATCCGGAGCAGTCGGATTGGCCCCGGATAAGAAATTGCTGCATATCCAAGCGAACGGCGGAATCTTCGATGGCCGCGACCCTGCCAGCCAGTACATCAAGAGCATTTTCCGCTTCCTGGGAGTTGAAGAAATTTCGCAACTGTTCGTGGAAGGCATGGACACTTACCCGGACCGTGCCGATGAAATCGTTGCCGATGCGATCGAAAAAGCCAAACAATTGGCCAAGACGTTCTGA
- the asnB gene encoding asparagine synthase (glutamine-hydrolyzing), with protein sequence MCGFVGYIHGSTAWNHQTVIEGMMNRIVHRGPDSGGMYSDDKVTLGFRRLSIIDLSDNGKQPMYSADGNLVLVFNGEIFNFQELREDLKQKGHVFHSKTDSEVLIYGYKEYGYDFVKQLRGMFAFAIWDKVNDTMFIARDGFGIKPLYYTTNTTDGSLLFGSEIKSFLAHPAFIKEVNKDALRPYLTLQYSSMGETFFKGVHKLKPAHYMVLKGNDIHTVEYWDKKFHAENGTLESYVEEIKATMADSVRAHKISDVKTGAFLSGGVDSSLITALMKPEKSFSVGFSEYEKMFNETNQAADLSDILGIENVRKYISPEEAFHALPTIQYHMDEPQSNPSSVPLYFLAELAKKDVTVVLSGEGADEIFGGYSWYEPSKKMETYEKVPYSLRKGIGKLAHKLPKNTLTTFLVKGGQKLEERFIGQAIVWDEEEAVDILKPAYKNGPDIRSITKPIYDEVKGQDDVTKMQYLDLNLWMPGDILLKADKMSMAHSLELRVPFLDKEVMELAKRIPSDYRVNEIDTKYVLRRAAADVLPEEWAKRPKLGFPTPIRHWLREEEFYNEVRKAFASDYAAEFFDTDKLVQILDDNYTKKLDYGRQIWTAYIFLVWYKRFFIDETPVSAEAFVA encoded by the coding sequence ATGTGTGGTTTTGTTGGATATATCCATGGATCGACTGCATGGAACCATCAGACTGTGATTGAAGGTATGATGAACAGGATCGTCCACCGCGGACCAGACAGCGGCGGCATGTATTCTGATGACAAGGTAACGTTAGGCTTCCGCCGCTTGAGCATCATCGATCTTTCCGATAACGGGAAACAACCGATGTACAGTGCCGACGGAAATTTGGTATTGGTGTTCAACGGCGAAATCTTCAACTTCCAGGAGTTGCGCGAAGATTTGAAGCAAAAAGGACACGTCTTCCATTCCAAAACGGACAGTGAAGTTTTGATCTACGGCTACAAAGAATACGGTTATGACTTCGTGAAACAACTGCGCGGCATGTTCGCGTTCGCGATCTGGGACAAAGTGAACGATACGATGTTCATCGCCCGTGACGGCTTCGGCATCAAACCGTTGTACTATACGACAAACACAACCGACGGCAGCTTGCTTTTCGGTTCTGAAATCAAGTCATTTTTGGCTCACCCTGCTTTCATCAAAGAAGTGAACAAGGATGCTTTGCGCCCTTACTTGACGCTGCAATACTCTTCGATGGGCGAAACCTTCTTCAAGGGCGTCCACAAATTGAAACCGGCGCATTATATGGTGCTGAAAGGCAACGATATCCATACGGTCGAATATTGGGACAAGAAATTCCATGCCGAAAACGGCACTTTGGAAAGCTATGTGGAAGAAATCAAAGCAACGATGGCCGATTCCGTCCGCGCCCACAAAATCAGTGACGTGAAGACAGGCGCTTTCCTTTCCGGCGGTGTCGATTCCAGCTTGATCACAGCCTTGATGAAACCGGAAAAATCCTTCTCGGTCGGCTTCTCCGAGTATGAAAAAATGTTCAACGAAACCAACCAGGCTGCTGATCTTTCCGACATCCTCGGCATCGAGAATGTCCGCAAGTACATCTCGCCTGAGGAAGCTTTCCATGCCCTGCCTACCATCCAATACCATATGGATGAACCGCAATCGAATCCATCTTCCGTTCCGTTGTATTTCTTGGCTGAATTGGCGAAGAAAGATGTGACGGTCGTACTTTCGGGTGAAGGCGCAGATGAAATTTTCGGCGGCTATTCTTGGTATGAACCATCCAAGAAAATGGAGACCTATGAAAAGGTCCCTTACAGCCTGCGAAAAGGCATCGGCAAATTGGCCCACAAACTGCCGAAGAATACCCTGACGACCTTCCTGGTCAAAGGCGGCCAAAAATTGGAAGAACGCTTCATCGGCCAGGCCATCGTCTGGGACGAAGAAGAAGCTGTGGATATCCTGAAGCCAGCCTACAAAAACGGCCCGGATATCCGTTCGATCACCAAACCGATCTATGACGAAGTCAAAGGCCAGGATGATGTGACGAAGATGCAGTATCTCGATCTGAACCTTTGGATGCCTGGGGATATCCTGTTGAAAGCCGACAAGATGAGCATGGCCCACTCGTTGGAGTTGCGCGTACCTTTCCTGGACAAAGAAGTCATGGAATTGGCGAAACGCATCCCTTCCGATTACCGCGTCAACGAAATCGATACGAAATACGTGCTGCGCAGAGCGGCTGCCGATGTCCTGCCGGAAGAATGGGCGAAACGTCCGAAGTTGGGCTTCCCTACTCCTATCCGTCACTGGCTGCGTGAAGAAGAATTCTACAACGAAGTCAGAAAAGCTTTCGCTTCAGACTATGCGGCAGAATTTTTCGACACCGACAAGCTCGTGCAGATCCTCGATGACAACTATACGAAGAAATTGGATTACGGCCGCCAGATCTGGACTGCCTACATCTTCCTCGTCTGGTACAAACGTTTCTTCATCGATGAAACGCCGGTATCCGCGGAAGCCTTTGTCGCTTAA
- a CDS encoding ABC transporter permease produces the protein MMNLSEMNTLQQLLYYYRENAGYVFEQFTRHFLISIYGVLFAAIVAIPLGFWIARHKKLADWIIGAANVIQTIPSLALLSILMLGLGLGSDTVIATVFLYSLLPIIKNTYTGVRNVDAALLDTGKGMGMTRMQLTYMVELPLSLSVIMAGLRNALVVAIGITAIGTFIGAGGLGDIISRGVNATNGTAIILAGAIPTALMAVLADWLLGLLEKRLDPSSKANRKH, from the coding sequence ATGATGAACTTAAGTGAAATGAACACACTTCAGCAATTGCTCTACTATTATAGAGAAAACGCCGGCTATGTATTCGAACAATTCACCCGCCATTTTCTGATCTCCATTTACGGTGTGCTGTTCGCAGCGATTGTGGCGATCCCACTCGGGTTTTGGATCGCACGCCATAAAAAGTTGGCGGATTGGATCATCGGCGCCGCCAATGTCATCCAAACGATTCCTTCGCTGGCGCTGCTGTCCATTTTGATGCTGGGACTAGGGCTAGGATCGGATACTGTCATTGCGACAGTCTTCCTGTATTCCCTGCTGCCGATCATCAAAAACACCTATACAGGTGTACGGAATGTCGATGCCGCGTTGTTGGATACCGGTAAAGGCATGGGGATGACGCGGATGCAATTGACCTATATGGTCGAATTGCCACTGTCGCTTTCCGTCATTATGGCCGGATTGCGTAATGCTTTGGTCGTTGCGATCGGCATCACCGCCATCGGTACCTTCATCGGTGCCGGCGGTTTGGGGGATATCATTTCCCGCGGTGTGAATGCGACGAACGGGACAGCCATCATCCTGGCCGGCGCTATTCCGACTGCCTTAATGGCAGTTCTGGCCGATTGGTTGCTGGGTCTTTTGGAAAAAAGATTGGATCCATCCAGCAAAGCGAACCGTAAACATTGA
- a CDS encoding osmoprotectant ABC transporter substrate-binding protein: MKKRMKKWLLFPLTVMLLAACSLPGLGASVNNDGIVITGGTTTEMQILSYMVRGMVEHYLPDASVDMVNNLGSSTLNHQAMMGGDANVSAARYTGTSLTGELGMDPITDPVLAFETVVKGFDERFDQVWFPSYGFANTYAFLVTREFAEENNLETVSDLAALASSMRAGVDNSWMEREGDGYEAFKETYGFDFQRVYPMQVGLVYDALQADEMDIVLGYSTDGRIASYGLVVLEDDLQLFPPYDASPVATKEILEAYPELETILLKLEGTVTDEMMQAMNYEVDNDLVEAQTVAQNFLEENNYFEDKEVTPLKERK; encoded by the coding sequence ATGAAGAAACGCATGAAGAAATGGTTGCTGTTTCCGCTGACGGTCATGTTATTGGCGGCTTGTTCCTTGCCTGGTCTTGGAGCCTCCGTGAACAATGACGGCATCGTAATCACCGGTGGGACAACGACCGAAATGCAAATATTGAGCTATATGGTCAGAGGGATGGTCGAACACTATCTGCCGGATGCTTCCGTGGATATGGTCAATAATCTCGGCTCATCGACACTGAATCATCAAGCGATGATGGGTGGCGATGCAAATGTATCGGCTGCACGCTATACAGGGACATCCCTGACCGGCGAGTTGGGCATGGATCCCATCACCGATCCCGTATTGGCTTTCGAGACGGTCGTAAAGGGCTTCGATGAAAGATTCGATCAGGTTTGGTTCCCATCCTACGGTTTTGCCAACACCTACGCCTTTTTGGTGACACGTGAATTCGCCGAAGAAAACAATTTGGAGACTGTCAGCGACCTTGCGGCTTTGGCATCAAGTATGAGAGCCGGCGTGGACAACTCCTGGATGGAGCGGGAAGGCGACGGTTATGAAGCCTTCAAAGAAACATACGGTTTTGACTTCCAGCGTGTCTATCCGATGCAGGTCGGCCTCGTCTATGATGCCCTGCAGGCGGACGAAATGGATATCGTTTTGGGCTACTCCACTGACGGCCGGATCGCAAGCTACGGCCTGGTCGTTCTCGAAGACGATCTGCAACTGTTCCCGCCCTACGATGCCAGTCCGGTTGCCACTAAAGAGATTCTTGAGGCTTACCCGGAACTGGAGACCATCCTCCTGAAATTGGAGGGTACCGTGACGGATGAGATGATGCAGGCAATGAACTATGAAGTCGACAACGATTTGGTGGAAGCCCAAACGGTCGCGCAAAATTTCTTGGAAGAGAACAACTATTTCGAAGATAAAGAAGTCACACCCCTAAAGGAGCGAAAATGA